CCGCGACCACGGCCGAGGCCGTGCGCCGGCTCTGCGCCGCCGGCGAGCTGCGGTCGGCGCTGGCGCAGCTCGCCCGCGGCGCCAAGGCGGGCGACGGGGCGCTGGACGTGGCCGCGTGCACGGCGCTCGTCCACGCCTGCTGCAGGACCGGCGACCTGGCGGAGGCGCGGAGGGTGTTCGGCGCAATGCCGCGCCTGGGGCTGGCCCCGAACGAGGTCACCTTCACCGCCCTGATCCACggccacttcgtccgcgggcgcAGGGAGGAGGGCTTCGCCTTCTTCGAGGAGATGAGGAGGGGCGGGGTCGAGCCGAACATCTACACCTACAACGTCCTGATCGGGGAGTGGTGCAGGACGGGGGAGTTCGAGGGCGCCCGCCgcctgttcgacgaaatgcccgCCAAGGGCGTCGCGCGGAACGCCGTCAGCTACAACACCCTGATCGCGGGGTTGTGCAGGCACGGCAAGATGAAGGACGCCGCCCGGCTGCTGGAGACGATGCGGAAGGAGGGCATCCGCCCGAGCATCGTGACATTCAACCTCCTTGTCGATGGTTACGGCAAGGCTGGGCAGATGTCCAATGCCTTGCATTTCTCCAACCAAATAAGGGCGGCGGGGCACCAGCCCAACGCTCTGACGTACAATGCGCTCATTGCGGGGTTCTGCCGTGCTAGAGATATTGCCCGTGCAAACAGGGCGTTCTCTGACATGAAGGAGCGAGGACTGGCACCCACAAATGGGACCTACACTATACTGATTGATGCATTGGCCCGGGGCGGTGACATGGACAAAGCTTTTGAGATGTTTGCGGACATGGGGAAGGCTGGTTTGGAGGTGGATGTGCGCACTTACGGTGTTTTGGTGCATGCTCTCTGCATGGAAGGGAAAATGAAGGATGCCAGGAAGCTGTTCCAGTCGATGGAGGAGAAAGGTGTTAAGGCGAACAGTGTGATCTATGACATTATGATTTTTGGCTATGGACGAGAAGGGAACTCCTACAAGGCTATGAAATTAATCACGGAGATGAGGAAGAATGGCTTGGTTCCAAATTTCGCTAGCTATGGCCTGACGATCCGTAGTCTTTGTAATGATGGTAAATGCCCGGAAGCTGAAGCTCTTATCAAGGACATGGTGCGGGCTGGTCTACAACCAAACGAATCGGTCTCCCAAGCACTACTGAATGCCAAGGCAAGACAGGGAAGCTCGACCAGTAACTTTTTTACCTAGGCAGTCAAGCATGTGTTTTTTGTTTCTGTGCAAATTCAGATGTTGTATGTTTGTCTTGAGAAAGTGGGAAGAGGAAGCACACCCTCTGGTGGAAATCTGATGAAATTTCTTTAGTAAACTGAAACACCGCTCAGTGATTTACTGGACATTGCCAAAACTTAACCAAGGGCGGTACGATAGTGATAAGCAAATTCAAAGCAACAAAAGGTAGATGTATGTGCAGAGCACTCTCAGCGAGATAAAGGTCAGTGCATCCGTACTTGTATAATTTATGTTGGCTGTGTAGGTACATTTGTGTTGTATGTATAGCAGCGACCAAGTTATATGCAAGTTGGATAATTCGGTTTCTTCTTTTCCGGATGCTAATAGTAAACATGCTATATGAATGCTTTCTTTCtgtgtttttttttgaaataaaataATTTCTTTCTGTTTTTCGTTTTTGAGGCAAATAGACATGTTATTTTGAAGACAAATTATTTACCAACTGATTGCGGTCTTCTTTAGACAACAGGGAAAATAGCTTTACATTAACGTAGTTTTTCTTACCTCTGTGATGCTGATTTGACAGCTGAGGCATTGATCCTCTGGAGAGAACTGGTACCTGGCGCCTCACATCCTTGATCTTGATGTAGTCAAATGTTAGTGCAGGTATGTACATTGTGGGATGCCTGGTTTCCCTGGTATATTTTTGTTGCTTTTAACATGCTAGAGTTTGGAGCCAATGCTTGGAAAAACGAGGGTTGCTTACTTGTCAGCTTCGAACAATCTAAGAATGGGGGTAAAGAAAAATACCAACCCATCTAATAATGACTCTGCAGGCTGCCAGTTATTACCTGAGCGTTCCTGATGAAACCCCAGTTGACACCATTTTGGGCGTCCATGTGACCGTCTCTGCGGGGACATTGGCATCAACTGCTTCTTGCTCGATGGCGCCGGCCCTTGCATACATTGACACTGAGGCCTGGTTGTTTTTCTAAGTTGGTGTTGGCGCAGTGACGATCATCAAATACTCCTCGTTGGAGCTAGGTGCAGTGGCTGGATCGGCGAGCCGCTGGAGATGGTGGCGGTGGTATcgtcaaagacgaggggaggcgTGATGAGCGTCGAGAAGCAGCGATTATAGTTTGGCGACCGAGGTACCTAGAGTCGGAGAAGAAAACTATGACCCTCGCTCCAGCCTTGATGGATAGCCAGCGACAGGATCAGTGATCCGGTGGAGTTGGTGTCGATTTCACAGGAGACAATGGTTAGTGTTATGGTGAACATTGTGGATCAGCCACGGCGAGGTTAACTATGCACTTCTTTAAAGAAATACATGTAACTTTATTCAAACACGACAGTCTAACAATGCTTTGGATCGATGATTtaaaaactactccctccgtaaagaaatctAAGATCATtgtggatcagagggagtacAAAGTACTCCTTACTCTTAAAACCAAGAATTTCAGTGAAATCTCTTATATACATCTTTTTTGCGATCATATTTTTTGAAAGAGGAATTTCTACGAAGGCTTCAATAAAGATACTGCAGCTAGACCGGAGCCGCAACACCATTACTCGTACTTCTATATCTGCACAAACTTTATTATCCTTCAGAGACCCATCTTGAGCCGCTTATCCAAGAAGATGGAAAGCTGTGAGCGATGGATAGACTTGGGCATGAATGATCCCGTAGAAGTGCATATGGCTTAACCACAAGATCTTCATCATACTGCCGAGGAAGATTTTCAGCTCCACAAAAATCAAACCAACGAAAGCATCATACTGCCGAGCAGAAGCGAGCTGACCTTCTTGTTTGGAAAAAGTATGCAACTTGTATCTTTGTTTGTGGAAAAATAACAAAATCGTGTCTTTCTGTGGAAAAAGTATGCAGCTTGTATCTATGTTTGTGGAAAATAACCAAATTGCACCTGTGCTGAGGCTTAATAAGAATTCAACTCTGATTTGTTTCCATGTCAAATGTAGGAGGACAACCAAGGTGATTGGCTCAGCAAGTTGCCTGATGAAGTTTTGCTCAACATCATCCAGCGACTTGATGTCGCTGATGCCGCAAGAACCAGCGTCCTCTCCAGACGTTGGAAGCAGATCCGTGCTATGGTGTTTGTGCCGCTCTGATCTGGGCATGTAATAGAGCTAGTTATTTTGGTGCTGTCAGGTTTTCGCTCCATAGCACTCGTGAACGATGGCGGGCGAGTGCGGTGGGTTTCCTGGCAGTGCGTTGAACTCGCTACCTCTCTTTCTTCTCTCCTGGATGTTTCCTGGACAGATTGTATTTCCGTTCTATGTAATGGAAAGGGGGTCAGCCTGGTTCAAAAAAAAAAGAGATCCGTGCTATGCTCTCAAAAATGGTCATAACAGATGATCTGTGCTTGAAGCAACCAGGAGCTTACTGAAAAGAAGGGCTGAAAGTCTACATACCATTCACCTGTTGCGCGTTGGATTCTACTTGGGAGATGAGTCTATTTTCATTGGCCATACTGTTGCCAACACCATAGCAACACAAAAGGTTGCTTCGGTCGAGTTTACAATCTTGACAAAGTGCACTTATGGGAGGCAGTTCATGTCTTTCTTTGATTCGTGTCCAAACACATTTGGTAGTTTTTCACGCCTCGCGCTAGAGAATTTGAGGTTGGGTGAATCAGATTCCCCAAAATTTTCAGTATATGCAAGCAACTGGAGTTCCTCAGCATCCACCGCTGCAACATGGGGATTATGTTTTTGCTGGAAGTGGAACACCCGCAACTCAGTGAATTAGTGATTGCTGTTACCAGTTCTAAGAGAGTTGATCTTAAGTGGGTACCGAAGCTGACAAAAGTGTAATTTAATCGTTTTAAATCTCAACATGACCCCTTCTGCTCTGCTCCAGACTATGAGCATCATCAATATTGGTCTTTCTTGGCACAAGATGCTCAAGTTAAGCGAGTTGCTTGGTAAAACTGCCATAAGCAACCTGCATTTGGACTTCAAATGCGAAAAGGCAAGTTAAAGTCCACAATGTTGTCAGCGTGATGTGTGTCGTGGAGAGGTTGTAATCATTATTTTTGGTTAACATAATGCTGCTTTATCCCGTTTTTTGCAGATTTGGGTCAAACCAAAAGGTCGAAGACAATTGTAGCCGGTGTCCCACAAACTAAGGCTTGTGAATTTGATTAACATTTCTGAAGAATGCGATCTCACCCGGACAATGTTCATACTCCAAGGTGCATCCAACCTAAGGAACTGGGCATCATGGTAACCTCTTTGTACTGGTTCTTTAATTCTCATTTTTGCTCCACCTTATGTATCTATGCTAACCTCATGTTGGAATTGCAAAGCCTATTGTCTCATTTAGAAGTTCAAACTTTTTGTGACCAGTTAGGAAGTTTTGATCTGAGCGAATGCAGGTGAGGAATCATTGGTGTGAAATGATATTGGGGAAGCGGAGGAAGAGGTATGCGTTCTGCGAGGAGAAGGACAAAGGACTTGAGTGGGAACCATCTGCATCTAATTTCAAACACCAGTCTGGCTGAGCTCAGAATCTATGGTAGGTTTAAAGCAGAAGAAAATTTTGCTAGCTATGCCAGATGTGTCATGGAAGCAGTGGTGAATCTGAAGGACATAAAACTATATAAGAATCCAGTGTGTGATAATCGGAAGCACAAGGTTCCAAAGGAGTGCACACGCAAGCAGAAGTTGTCTCTTAGGAACAAAATCACTGAGGGGATGTCATCTCTCGTCCGGATTCACTTTCTATATACAAACTGGGAGAATAAGAATGTCACAGAGAAGAATAATGCATAGTAGTACCAATGTGTATTACCTAGGAGATAGATGGGAATGCAAGCAGGATGTAAGTTATGTAGGTGGCTAATGAGCAGATAAGCCTGTAGCACATTTCATACTACTAGAATAAACATGGCAATGCTTTACTGTAGCAAGGAAAACAAAGCTTGGAAATTTGATAGCTCTACGCGACTATAGTGCAGTCCAAACAGAACCTACATAGTACTCCGTCTGTTCCAAATTATAAGATTTTCTAACTTTTTAAgatcggatgtatatagacgctTCACTCATTTTGGTCTGTATGTAACATTTcggaacggaggaagtacataCAAAGCACATGATTTTCAAAGGGTGGGTTGGCACAGCTGCAATCTTCTTGATAGTTCTGATAAGTGTTTTTCTTCAGTCTGGCTATTCTGCTGGGTCTTTAATCCGAGTGGGCGGCCTACACTTGTGGCCATGGTGTTTGACAGTTTTGTGTTAGTGACACAAAAATGCCGTTGTTTCATTAGTGTTTGTTTGTCTAATTCTATCTAGTGTTTGTAATAATCAGTCTAAATAACCAAATAAGGAGACGAAGAATAATAGGAGTACTTTGTTTCATCATGTGTGTTAAAAGGCCGGGTACCAAGCTGTACCAAGCTGTGCTTTGCTCGGGTAGCGATGGCTGACGAGGTGCTCCAGGATGTCCCTATGAAATGAACATTATACAGTTTGGAATCAACACACTATAAATAAAGGAAAGTAAAGGAAAATAACCAGGAGTCACCTACAGTGGCGGTGTGCCCGGCATGTCGTCAGCTGGGGAAGTGGCAATGGCACCGGTAGAACTCCATCATTTTTGCATAATTGCAATACGTTTTCTCAGATAAAGTGAGCATCGCTCATTGCTCCCAGAAGCTTCGTTTTGCAAGTTTTCAGGCCGCAAGTTTGCATCATCGTCGACAATTATTGTTTTCGTTTCCTGGAGGCAGTCCATTGCAGACAAGCTTGCAGATTCAACAGCTTTGCATGAGGTATTTCCAAAATCTGCATAGAACAACTTTGGCTGGAAGGCCGGCCAATCTCCATGCGGCGGCAGATCGACAGAAGGAGAACCAAGCACCCCATCTGTTCTTGTACCATTGATATCGTTTCCCTTAATGGTGTTCCTGATGGCCTGTCAAAGTATGAACCTCTTGCTGTCTTGCATATGGTGGCATGGATTGCACTGAAACTAACGTTTCCGTAGCTGAATTCTCAAGTGCTCAAGGTTCAGCTGGCCTGGCCATACATACTACTACTGTCAGTATGGTATGGCCTGAAAGAAAGAGTGAAGAGCATATTCTGGCGAACATATAAGCATAACCGGTACCAGACTATGATGCACTACGATACAGAAAAAATATCAGTTGAAGCGGAAGCAGCAGCAAACAGACCAAAAAAGCATGATCTTAGAACTATCAGTTCCTCTAAAATGCATAAACAAAAGAAAGGAGAAGTGAACTTTCAGCACAACCATGTTCAGAGCTTGTGAACACCCATGCTGCTATGACTGACTGACACACAGTACATGAATTAAGATACAACAGATTTGCCCCAACTACAGCCTGAACATGAGCAACACTGGTTTATCTCTTTTACAATCTCCAGCATTTGTCCCAACTACAGCTACAAGTTACCTAACATCATCCTACATTATTACATCACATCACTGTCAAGAACAGTGCTACGAGGCCAGAACTATGCGCCCCTGGACCACCTCCACCATGCTTGGCCTCTTCCACGGCTGGCCGTGCAGTCCAGGGCCATGCCGAGCACGCGCACCATCTGCTCCCGCCACACGCCTGAGACTGGCAGGCAAGGATCAAACAGCTCGTTCCTCGTCCCGCGAGCGATCACCCATCGTACCCAGCCGACAAGGTTCCCACCACCTTCCAAGTCTTCTTGCCCTGTAGGTGGCCGTCCTGTAAGCAGCTCCAGCATGACGACGCCAACGCCAAAGCTGTACACGTCGCCTTTCGTGCTGGACTTCATTGTCTGCCCGTACTCTGGGGGGATGTATCCAAATGTACCGGCGATGTCGGTGCTGACATGAGTCTCGCACGCGCTGATTATCCTTGCGAGGCCAAAGTCAGAGACCCTCGGCTCGAAGTTCACGTCCAGCAGGATGTTGCTTGATTTCATGTCCCGGTGGATGATATGAGGCACAAATCCTTC
The Aegilops tauschii subsp. strangulata cultivar AL8/78 chromosome 3, Aet v6.0, whole genome shotgun sequence genome window above contains:
- the LOC109778199 gene encoding uncharacterized protein; amino-acid sequence: MSATTAEAVRRLCAAGELRSALAQLARGAKAGDGALDVAACTALVHACCRTGDLAEARRVFGAMPRLGLAPNEVTFTALIHGHFVRGRREEGFAFFEEMRRGGVEPNIYTYNVLIGEWCRTGEFEGARRLFDEMPAKGVARNAVSYNTLIAGLCRHGKMKDAARLLETMRKEGIRPSIVTFNLLVDGYGKAGQMSNALHFSNQIRAAGHQPNALTYNALIAGFCRARDIARANRAFSDMKERGLAPTNGTYTILIDALARGGDMDKAFEMFADMGKAGLEVDVRTYGVLVHALCMEGKMKDARKLFQSMEEKGVKANSVIYDIMIFGYGREGNSYKAMKLITEMRKNGLVPNFASYGLTIRSLCNDGKCPEAEALIKDMVRAGLQPNESVSQALLNAKARQGSSTSNFFT